A window of Chloracidobacterium sp. N contains these coding sequences:
- a CDS encoding PilN domain-containing protein, giving the protein MPKINLATSAVSEPTPTIAPAPVRGVAQIILVIIALVVVLGFYLGDSVYSNDLARKAKEHLEQAKKQKAELEQVKKERDEYEKKKKLLETRLEIIKKLDAERRGPVGVMSQVNARIPAGVRLERISLRGNSVTIEGVVDRAEKDREKKNRDIITEFAQQLELRSNGLFTNVNPTFQETGQTLPDATEQQSLKFTIVCDYNPPQPAAPPGSAQAAQTGK; this is encoded by the coding sequence ATGCCGAAAATCAATCTTGCCACAAGTGCGGTTAGCGAGCCGACACCTACCATTGCCCCCGCTCCTGTCCGGGGGGTGGCGCAGATCATTCTGGTGATCATTGCGCTCGTGGTGGTGCTCGGCTTTTACCTCGGTGACAGTGTTTACAGTAACGATCTTGCCCGCAAGGCCAAGGAACATCTGGAGCAGGCCAAGAAACAAAAGGCCGAACTGGAGCAGGTCAAGAAAGAGCGGGATGAGTATGAGAAAAAGAAAAAGTTGCTGGAGACACGCCTGGAAATCATCAAAAAACTTGATGCCGAGCGGCGTGGCCCGGTCGGGGTGATGTCTCAGGTCAATGCGCGCATTCCTGCTGGTGTCCGGCTGGAGCGGATCAGTCTGCGGGGTAACAGTGTCACCATCGAGGGCGTCGTGGACCGGGCTGAAAAGGACCGGGAAAAGAAAAACCGGGACATCATCACCGAGTTTGCACAACAGCTCGAACTTCGCTCGAACGGTCTCTTCACCAATGTCAACCCAACCTTCCAGGAGACGGGCCAAACCCTGCCGGATGCGACCGAGCAGCAGTCACTGAAATTTACAATCGTCTGTGACTATA